In the genome of Paracoccus tegillarcae, one region contains:
- a CDS encoding GH1 family beta-glucosidase — protein MIPKRSSFPPGFIFGAATSAYQIEGARFGGAGTSHWDSFAATPGNTHLAQDGARACEHYLHWESDLDLMQQAGFDAYRFSTSWARVMPDGKTVNAEGLDFYDRLVDGMVARGLKPFLTFHHWDMPSALATRGGWQNREIVDRFAEFCRSVYARVGDRVETAATLNEPWCISWLSHFMGAHAPGLRDIRATGHAMHHVMLAHGTAIQALRADGARDHLGLVLNFETAHPADDSPEATAAAVRQDAIYNRWFVQAAMGQGYPAEALEGLEPHLPKGWQDDLATIATPMDWLGVNHYTRKNYAHDDGPWPHSAEVAGPLPKTQIDWEIRPEGLTEFLLRLKRDHTGDLPLYVTESGVAFADEFDDPKRIDYIAAHLRAAQAAIEQGVDLRSFFYWSLLDNYEWSLGYVPRFGLIHVDYDTMQRTPKASYHALREALSG, from the coding sequence ATGATCCCCAAGCGTTCAAGTTTTCCGCCCGGCTTCATCTTTGGCGCGGCGACCTCGGCCTATCAGATCGAGGGCGCGCGGTTTGGTGGGGCGGGCACCTCGCATTGGGACAGCTTTGCCGCCACGCCGGGCAATACGCATCTGGCACAGGACGGCGCGCGCGCCTGCGAGCATTATCTGCACTGGGAAAGCGATCTGGATCTGATGCAGCAGGCGGGCTTTGATGCCTATCGTTTCTCGACGTCATGGGCGCGTGTAATGCCGGACGGCAAAACGGTGAATGCCGAGGGTCTGGATTTCTATGACCGGCTGGTCGATGGCATGGTGGCCCGCGGGCTGAAGCCGTTTCTGACATTCCATCATTGGGACATGCCATCGGCGCTGGCGACGCGCGGTGGCTGGCAGAACCGTGAAATCGTCGATCGCTTTGCCGAGTTCTGTCGCAGCGTCTATGCGCGTGTGGGGGATCGGGTCGAGACGGCGGCGACGTTGAACGAACCGTGGTGCATTTCGTGGTTGTCGCATTTCATGGGGGCCCATGCGCCGGGCCTGCGCGATATTCGCGCGACGGGCCATGCCATGCATCATGTGATGCTGGCCCACGGCACGGCCATTCAGGCGCTGCGGGCCGATGGCGCGCGCGATCATCTGGGGCTGGTGCTGAATTTCGAGACCGCTCATCCCGCCGATGACAGCCCCGAGGCCACGGCGGCGGCTGTGCGGCAGGACGCGATCTATAACCGTTGGTTCGTTCAGGCGGCCATGGGGCAGGGCTATCCCGCCGAAGCGCTGGAAGGGCTGGAGCCGCATCTGCCAAAGGGCTGGCAGGACGATCTGGCGACCATTGCGACGCCGATGGATTGGCTGGGCGTTAATCACTATACGCGCAAGAACTACGCCCATGATGATGGTCCATGGCCGCATTCAGCCGAGGTGGCGGGGCCGCTGCCAAAGACACAGATCGACTGGGAAATCCGGCCCGAGGGTCTGACCGAGTTTCTGCTGCGGCTAAAGCGCGATCACACCGGCGATCTGCCGCTTTATGTCACCGAAAGCGGGGTCGCCTTTGCCGATGAGTTCGATGATCCCAAGCGCATCGACTATATCGCCGCGCATCTGCGGGCGGCGCAGGCGGCGATTGAACAAGGCGTGGATCTGCGCAGCTTTTTCTATTGGTCGCTGCTGGACAATTACGAATGGTCGCTTGGCTATGTGCCCCGCTTTGGCCTGATCCATGTGGATTACGACACGATGCAGCGGACGCCCAAGGCCAGCTATCACGCGCTGCGCGAGGCGTTGAGCGGCTAG